In the Hylaeus volcanicus isolate JK05 chromosome 1, UHH_iyHylVolc1.0_haploid, whole genome shotgun sequence genome, one interval contains:
- the LOC128882273 gene encoding neutral and basic amino acid transport protein rBAT-like isoform X3, which translates to MNIVNSSSKALNDEPSSRDPMVESTSSGSSSDSNEPVCAQLLTQLNTAYQHLAPDAQALFYNQENGGKPPLVGIQLVVPKPPKDYRFMKWNWPLIRKTCFWSLMSVLAGCTALVIGVIATMPKKCDPRVQWWQGSIFYEIFPASFQDSSKTSDGIGDLRGITTRLDYLKKLGVRGIRLNSIFPATHYPEYYLDIANLTDVNKELGTLDDFATLVREIHRRNMSLVLDLPLYPFVKTLYDENVAAKKPNKTDKAVRERRGVTDDLILQDVALTTASTSLQAIRDALTSIPPFLEESKPQRLTSNRINAVTENPVASAIKLWLERGVDGFYLKGLEHYVDEESFPTSLTHWKSLLGSERILICHMDALKAAKSAARNSILNRIDLVDVALRVANGTKEIKRQVEDVTGGVLFEKPGYPWVYWSIGGVDSKRVASSISVKNATIAASLLGMMLPGTPSIFYGDEIGIKDCDCEDHKDLAHVHNLAPMYWDSNDGSGNKFASTGVTAWLPEATKPLETSLMGTIAEMATLRSQTTPIYVKAVLKENQVQANCGIRYAEDEMIVIERWYPRRNSYVFLANLGNKTQTKDLSFLYYGGQVVVGPTYRLNRDVYFKELTVPPGEAFVIKLDK; encoded by the exons ATGAACATAGTGAACAGCTCCAGCAAAGCTTTAAACGATG AGCCTAGTTCCCGGGATCCGATGGTGGAATCAACATCCAGCGGCAGCAGCAGTGATTCAAACGAGCCCGTCTGTGCGCAATTGTTGACACAGTTGAACACGGCTTATCAACACCTTGCTCCCGATGCCCAGGCACTG TTTTACAATCAGGAGAATGGTGGGAAGCCACCGTTGGTTGGGATCCAGCTGGTGGTACCGAAGCCCCCCAAGGATTATCGTTTCATGAAATGGAATTGGCCGCTGATAAGGAAGACGTGTTTCTGGTCCCTGATGTCGGTGCTCGCGGGGTGCACGGCGCTCGTCATCGGTGTCATCGCCACCATGCCCAAAAA GTGCGATCCACGCGTGCAATGGTGGCAGGGCAGCATTTTCTACGAGATATTCCCAGCGTCCTTCCAAGACTCCTCGAAGACCAGCGACGGTATCGGCGACCTGCGCGGCATAACGACGCGATTAGACTATTTAAAAAAGCTGGGCGTTCGAGGAATTCGTTTGAACTCGATATTCCCAGCAACGCATTATCCCGAGTACTATCTAGACATCGCGAACCTGACCGACGTGAACAAAGAGCTGGGAACGTTGGATGACTTTGCCACGCTCGTACGCGAGATCCACCGACGGAACATGAGTCTAGTTTTAGATCTGCCGCTCTATCCATTTGTAAAGACGTTGTATGACGAGAACGTGGCGGCGAAGAAGCCGAATAAAACCGACAAAGCAGTGCGCGAGAGAAGAGGCGTTACGGACGACCTGATCCTGCAGGACGTGGCGTTGACGACGGCTTCCACGTCGTTGCAGGCGATCAGGGATGCGTTGACCTCGATACCGCCGTTTTTGGAAGAATCCAAGCCGCAACGTCTCACGTCGAATCGCATAAACGCAGTGACGGAGAACCCCGTCGCATCGGCGATCAAACTCTGGCTGGAGAGAGGAGTCGACGGTTTCTATTTGAAGGGACTCGAGCACTACGTCGACGAAGAGTCCTTTCCAACCAGTCTGACCCACTGGAAGTCCCTGTTGGGATCCGAAAGAATACTCATTTGCCATATGGACGCCTTGAAGGCTGCCAAATCTGCCGCGAGAAACTCCATCTTGAACAGGATAGATCTCGTGGATGTCGCGCTGCGGGTCGCGAATGGAACGAAGGAAATTAAGAGACAAGTCGAGGACGTTACGGGGGGCGTGTTGTTCGAGAAACCGGGTTACCCTTGGGTGTATTGGTCCATCGGCGGAGTGGACTCGAAGAGAGTTGCGTCTTCTATCAGTGTGAAGAACGCCACCATTGCTGCCTCCCTGCTGGGAATGATGCTTCCAGGGACACCGAGTATATTTTATGGAGATGAG ATAGGTATTAAAGACTGCGATTGCGAAGATCACAAGGATCTCGCTCACGTACACAACCTGGCTCCCATGTATTGGGATTCGAATGACGGGTCGGGTAATAAGTTTGCGTCCACCGGCGTCACGGCTTGGTTACCAGAAGCTACGAAACCGTTAGAAACAAGTTTGATGGGGACCATTGCCGAAATGGCGACTCTGAGAAGTCAAACGACTCCGATTTACGTTAAGGCGGTGCTGAAGGAGAATCAGGTGCAAGCGAACTGTGGTATTAG ATATGCAGAGGACGAAATGATCGTGATAGAACGATGGTATCCACGGAGGAATTCGTACGTCTTTCTAGCTAATTTAGGCAACAAAACGCAAACCAAGGATTTATCTTTCCTTTACTATGGTGGTCAGGTGGTAGTTGGTCCTACGTACAGACTGAACCGCGACGTCTACTTCAAGGAGCTCACCGTGCCCCCCGGAGAAGCATTCGTCATAAAACTGGATAAATGA
- the LOC128882263 gene encoding probable multidrug resistance-associated protein lethal(2)03659 encodes MDQKQRKEVKNPRQKANVLSILTFWWILKLFIVGYKKELEESDLYSPLQEDESNKLGQRIVKNWENESIRCEKKKNGSKPSLFRVLYKCFGKIVINTGLVLFILEFGIRIAQPFLLARLLRYFSGNKKGWGTDIYYYTAAFCLMPMIDNILLHWSLQNLMHVGMKVRVACCTLIYRKILRLSTSVLENETSAGQLVNFLSNDVNRLDYFVFCAHYLWIGPLQILLVTYLIFRELGIGAIAGMTTFMLCIPLQLFLGRKVSRLTLGSAQKTDDRLRLMNQIIAGVEIIKMYVWEVPYSLLVEKARRKEVSVIKKYSIVEQLGLTADIYVPRFSLFITILTYVLTGNNIDAEKVFMTTAFYSILRSSVTIGFALSVHQLAEATVSIRRLEKFMLHPEVSEPRPTKNQIATQSVPVYLKNVTARWDEFRDYTLQNVDLTVQAGSFVAVVGQIGSGKSSLLQAILNELPLDKGVLEISGKISFADQRPWIFASSIRQNILFGQPMNEARYNEVIRVCQLRRDIDSMPHHDNTMVGERGINLSGGQRARINLARAIYAEADIYLLDDPLSAVDAHVGSRIVDECICDFLKGKSRILVTHQVQYLKSADEIIVMSNGSVQARGSFEELQSMNLDFMKIFQDVGKEKDAKVDEDGNDTVDSVENLKKDEETVTADEPVEVAETRTTGSVSATVFLAYWKASKNCFLVVLMAIFFVCSQAMASGSDYLLAFWVNTEVASWVRTENGTMDFQWYSPLSRHGIIYLYSGLTVGFIGIYMFQTFAYYAVCMRASKNLHADMFRSIVRAVMYFYNTNPAGRILNRFSKDIGIVDKKLPFTMFDVMMMFLSFMATVIIVGTVSLWLLIPTFVVILIFYFMRVIYIKTSRAIKRMEGITRSPVFDHVGATLQGLTTIRAFNAQKIVTSEFDNHQDLHTSTWFIFICLSRAFGLYIEMFCMFYVALITVTFVLSENLAVAGDIGLVLTQIMAVTGILQWGMRQTAELENQITSVERVVEYSNLEEEPFLDSTPEQKPPENWPIKGRVEFKDVRLKYGPNGAHVLKGVSFVIMPKEKVGVVGRTGAGKTSLISALFRLAYVEGDVLIDDIPTSTVALHDFRSKISIIPQEPVLFGGSLRRNLDPFDEFSDSALWEALEEVELKETILDVAAGLDSKVAEDGSNFSVGQRQLLCLVRALVRNNKIMVLDEATANVDPQTDSLIQTTIRKKFRDCTVFTIAHRLNTIMDSDKILVMDQGYLVEFDHPYVLLQKEGYFYNMVQQTGAAMAKSLTEVAKNCFYRNNESSP; translated from the exons ATGGACCAAAAACAGAGGAAAGAAGTGAAGAATCCGCGACAGAAGGCCAACGTATTATCCATCCTTACATTCTG GTGGATCCTCAAGCTGTTCATTGTTGGttacaaaaaagaattggAAGAGAGTGATTTGTATTCCCCTCTACAAGAAGATGAAAGTAATAAGTTAGGGCAACGTATCGTGAAAAATTGGGAAAACGAATCGATACGAtgcgagaaaaagaagaatggcTCGAAGCCCAGTTTATTCAGAGTACTCTATAAGTGCTTTGGTAAAATAGTCATCAACACTGGATTAGTGTTGTTTATTCTAGAATTTGGTATACG AATTGCGCAACCTTTTCTGCTGGCCAGATTGTTGCGTTACTTCTCTGGAAACAAGAAAGGATGGGGCACcgatatatattattacacgGCAGCGTTCTGCCTGATGCCAATGATCGACAATATACTTTTACATTGGTCGTTGCAGAATTTAATGCACGTAGGAATGAAAGTCAGAGTGGCCTGCTGCACGCTGATCTATAGAAAGATACTGAGGCTGTCCACTTCTGTCCTCGAGAACGAAACGTCCGCTGGACAG TTGGTCAATTTCCTGAGCAACGACGTTAACAGGCTCGATTACTTTGTTTTCTGCGCTCATTATTTGTGGATCGGCCCGCTGCAAATCCTTCTAGTAACCTATCTTATATTTCGTGAACTCGGGATCGGCGCCATTGCTGGGATGACGACGTTCATGTTATGCATACCGTTGCAAT TGTTCTTGGGTCGAAAAGTGTCACGGTTGACGCTCGGATCAGCGCAAAAGACCGACGATAGGCTGAGATTGATGAATCAAATTATCGCTGGGGTAGAGATCATCAAGATGTACGTTTGGGAAGTTCCGTATTCGCTTCTCGTCGAGAAAGCTAGGCG GAAAGAAGTGAGcgtgataaaaaaatactcaATCGTCGAGCAGCTCGGATTAACAGCAGACATCTACGTGCCTCGTTTCAGTCTTTTCATTACTATATTGACGTACGTCTTAACTGGGAACAATATCGACGCCGAGAAAGTATTCATGACAACAgcattttattctattttacgaTCCTCTGTCACCATTGGATTCGCTTTGA GTGTCCACCAACTAGCTGAGGCAACAGTGTCCATCAGGCGTCTCGAGAAGTTCATGTTGCACCCCGAGGTGTCGGAGCCTCGGCCAACTAAAAATCAAATAGCCACGCAATCAGTCCCGGTCTACCTGAAAAACGTCACCGCCAGATGGGACGAGTTCAGAGACTACACCTTGCAGAACGTGGACCTAACGGTGCAAGCTGGCAGCTTCGTAGCCGTAGTCGGTCAGATAGGGTCAGGGAAGAGCAGTTTGTTGCAGGCGATACTTAACGAGCTACCCCTGGACAAAGGCGTCCTGGAAATCAGCGGGAAGATAAGCTTCGCCGACCAACGACCGTGGATCTTCGCTTCTTCGATCAGACAGAACATCCTGTTCGGCCAGCCCATGAACGAGGCTCGTTACAACGAGGTGATCCGAGTCTGTCAGCTGAGACGCGACATAGACTCCATGCCCCATCACGACAACACCATGGTCGGCGAAAGAGGGATCAATCTGAGCGGTGGCCAACGAGCCAGGATCAATCTGGCCCGCGCCATATACGCCGAGGCCGACATTTACCTCCTAGACGATCCTCTATCGGCAGTGGACGCCCACGTCGGCAGTCGTATCGTCGACGAGTGCATATGCGACTTCCTCAAAGGCAAGTCTCGAATCCTAGTCACCCATCAAGTCCAGTACCTGAAGTCGGCCGACGAGATCATCGTGATGAGCAACGGTAGCGTCCAGGCAAGAGGCAGCTTCGAGGAACTTCAGAGCATGAACCTGGATTTCATGAAGATCTTCCAAGACGTGGGCAAGGAGAAAGACGCGAAAGTGGACGAGGACGGAAACGATACCGTGGACTCGGTGGAGAACCTGAAGAAAGACGAGGAAACGGTCACGGCTGACGAGCCGGTCGAGGTGGCGGAAACGAGGACGACTGGAAGCGTTTCCGCGACGGTCTTCCTGGCCTATTGGAAGGCGAGCAAGAACTGTTTCCTGGTCGTTCTGATGGCGATATTCTTTGTCTGTAGCCAGGCGATGGCCAGCGGGAGCGATTATTTGCTCGCGTTTTGGGTGAACACCGAAGTGGCGTCGTGGGTCAGAACCGAGAACGGTACAATGGATTTTCAATGGTATAGCCCGCTGTCTCGTCatggaattatttatctttatagTGGGCTGACCGTGGGCTTCATCGGCATCTATATGTTCCAAACCTTTGCGTACTACGCGGTATGCATGCGGGCATCGAAAAACTTGCACGCGGACATGTTCCGCAGCATCGTGCGGGCCGTGatgtatttttacaatacCAATCCCGCGGGTCGTATATTGAACAG GTTTTCCAAAGATATCGGTATCGTCGACAAGAAGCTGCCATTTACAATGTTCGACGTGATGATGATGTTCTTAAGTTTCATGGCAACTGTGATCATCGTTGGTACCGTGAGTCTCTGGTTGTTAATACCAACGTTCGTCGTCATACTGATTTTCTACTTTATGCGAGTAATTTACATTAAGACTAGTCGTGCCATTAAACGTATGGAGGGTATCA CAAGATCGCCAGTGTTCGACCACGTCGGCGCAACGTTGCAAGGACTGACAACGATCAGAGCGTTCAACGCCCAGAAGATAGTCACGTCAGAGTTCGACAATCATCAAGATCTCCACACATCCACTTGGTTTATATTCATCTGCCTCTCGCGAGCTTTCGGTCTCTACATCGAGATGTTCTGTATGTTTTACGTGGCATTGATAACGGTCACGTTCGTGTTGTCCGAAAACCTGGCCGTTGCTGGAGACATCGGCCTGGTGCTCACGCAGATCATGGCGGTCACTGGAATCTTACAGTGGGGCATGAGGCAAACAGCCGAGCTGGAGAATCAAATCACCTCCGTAGAAAGAGTTGTAGAGTACAGTAACTTAGAGGAGGAGCCTTTCCTGGACAGCACTCCAGAACAAAAACCTCCGGAGAACTGGCCTATCAAGGGTCGCGTAGAGTTTAAGGATGTGAGACTAAAGTACGGGCCTAACGGTGCTCACGTTCTGAAAGGCGTGAGCTTCGTGATCATGCCCAAAGAGAAGGTCGGTGTCGTAGGTAGAACTGGCGCTGGAAAAACTTCCTTGATCAGCGCGCTCTTCCGATTAGCCTACGTGGAAGGGGACGTTCTCATAGACGATATACCGACGAGCACGGTCGCGTTGCACGACTTCCGCTCGAAAATTAGTATTATACCGCAGGAGCCGGTACTGTTCGGTGGTAGTCTTCGCCGAAACCTGGACCCATTCGACGAGTTTTCCGACAGCGCGCTGTGGGAGGCTCTGGAAGAGGTCGAGTTGAAGGAAACGATCCTGGATGTAGCCGCTGGCTTGGACAGCAAGGTAGCCGAGGATGGGTCAAATTTCAGCGTCGGTCAGCGTCAATTATTATGCCTTGTTCGTGCACTGGTTaggaataacaaaattatggtGCTCGACGAAGCCACTGCCAATGTCGATCCACAGACTGATTCGTTGATACAAACGACTATCAGGAAGAAATTCAGGGATTGCACGGTCTTTACCATAGCGCATAGGTTAAATACTATAATGGATAGCGACAAGATACTCGTGATGGACCAAGGTTACCTAGTA GAGTTTGATCATCCATACGTTTTATTGCAAAAGGAGGGCTATTTTTACAACATGGTGCAACAAACTGGTGCTGCTATGGCGAAAAGTTTGACGGAAGTGGCGAAAAAT TGTTTTTATAGAAACAATGAATCATCACCCTGA
- the LOC128882273 gene encoding maltase A2-like isoform X1, producing MNIPKPEGLLSVVLPTELASSASSRQLIINQDQQDEEASDCPLLTPSPPLRTDDGLESGAIYVSLEGNPVESIPPLENINREDGLSEFMNIVNSSSKALNDEPSSRDPMVESTSSGSSSDSNEPVCAQLLTQLNTAYQHLAPDAQALFYNQENGGKPPLVGIQLVVPKPPKDYRFMKWNWPLIRKTCFWSLMSVLAGCTALVIGVIATMPKKCDPRVQWWQGSIFYEIFPASFQDSSKTSDGIGDLRGITTRLDYLKKLGVRGIRLNSIFPATHYPEYYLDIANLTDVNKELGTLDDFATLVREIHRRNMSLVLDLPLYPFVKTLYDENVAAKKPNKTDKAVRERRGVTDDLILQDVALTTASTSLQAIRDALTSIPPFLEESKPQRLTSNRINAVTENPVASAIKLWLERGVDGFYLKGLEHYVDEESFPTSLTHWKSLLGSERILICHMDALKAAKSAARNSILNRIDLVDVALRVANGTKEIKRQVEDVTGGVLFEKPGYPWVYWSIGGVDSKRVASSISVKNATIAASLLGMMLPGTPSIFYGDEIGIKDCDCEDHKDLAHVHNLAPMYWDSNDGSGNKFASTGVTAWLPEATKPLETSLMGTIAEMATLRSQTTPIYVKAVLKENQVQANCGIRYAEDEMIVIERWYPRRNSYVFLANLGNKTQTKDLSFLYYGGQVVVGPTYRLNRDVYFKELTVPPGEAFVIKLDK from the exons GATGAAGAAGCGTCGGATTGCCCACTTCTGACACCCAGCCCACCACTCCGGACGGACGATGGTCTGGAATCTGGAGCGATCTATGTTTCCCTGGAAGGAAATCCCGTGGAATCGATCCCGCCGCTCGAGAACATTAATAGAGAAGACGGACTCAGCGAGTTCATGAACATAGTGAACAGCTCCAGCAAAGCTTTAAACGATG AGCCTAGTTCCCGGGATCCGATGGTGGAATCAACATCCAGCGGCAGCAGCAGTGATTCAAACGAGCCCGTCTGTGCGCAATTGTTGACACAGTTGAACACGGCTTATCAACACCTTGCTCCCGATGCCCAGGCACTG TTTTACAATCAGGAGAATGGTGGGAAGCCACCGTTGGTTGGGATCCAGCTGGTGGTACCGAAGCCCCCCAAGGATTATCGTTTCATGAAATGGAATTGGCCGCTGATAAGGAAGACGTGTTTCTGGTCCCTGATGTCGGTGCTCGCGGGGTGCACGGCGCTCGTCATCGGTGTCATCGCCACCATGCCCAAAAA GTGCGATCCACGCGTGCAATGGTGGCAGGGCAGCATTTTCTACGAGATATTCCCAGCGTCCTTCCAAGACTCCTCGAAGACCAGCGACGGTATCGGCGACCTGCGCGGCATAACGACGCGATTAGACTATTTAAAAAAGCTGGGCGTTCGAGGAATTCGTTTGAACTCGATATTCCCAGCAACGCATTATCCCGAGTACTATCTAGACATCGCGAACCTGACCGACGTGAACAAAGAGCTGGGAACGTTGGATGACTTTGCCACGCTCGTACGCGAGATCCACCGACGGAACATGAGTCTAGTTTTAGATCTGCCGCTCTATCCATTTGTAAAGACGTTGTATGACGAGAACGTGGCGGCGAAGAAGCCGAATAAAACCGACAAAGCAGTGCGCGAGAGAAGAGGCGTTACGGACGACCTGATCCTGCAGGACGTGGCGTTGACGACGGCTTCCACGTCGTTGCAGGCGATCAGGGATGCGTTGACCTCGATACCGCCGTTTTTGGAAGAATCCAAGCCGCAACGTCTCACGTCGAATCGCATAAACGCAGTGACGGAGAACCCCGTCGCATCGGCGATCAAACTCTGGCTGGAGAGAGGAGTCGACGGTTTCTATTTGAAGGGACTCGAGCACTACGTCGACGAAGAGTCCTTTCCAACCAGTCTGACCCACTGGAAGTCCCTGTTGGGATCCGAAAGAATACTCATTTGCCATATGGACGCCTTGAAGGCTGCCAAATCTGCCGCGAGAAACTCCATCTTGAACAGGATAGATCTCGTGGATGTCGCGCTGCGGGTCGCGAATGGAACGAAGGAAATTAAGAGACAAGTCGAGGACGTTACGGGGGGCGTGTTGTTCGAGAAACCGGGTTACCCTTGGGTGTATTGGTCCATCGGCGGAGTGGACTCGAAGAGAGTTGCGTCTTCTATCAGTGTGAAGAACGCCACCATTGCTGCCTCCCTGCTGGGAATGATGCTTCCAGGGACACCGAGTATATTTTATGGAGATGAG ATAGGTATTAAAGACTGCGATTGCGAAGATCACAAGGATCTCGCTCACGTACACAACCTGGCTCCCATGTATTGGGATTCGAATGACGGGTCGGGTAATAAGTTTGCGTCCACCGGCGTCACGGCTTGGTTACCAGAAGCTACGAAACCGTTAGAAACAAGTTTGATGGGGACCATTGCCGAAATGGCGACTCTGAGAAGTCAAACGACTCCGATTTACGTTAAGGCGGTGCTGAAGGAGAATCAGGTGCAAGCGAACTGTGGTATTAG ATATGCAGAGGACGAAATGATCGTGATAGAACGATGGTATCCACGGAGGAATTCGTACGTCTTTCTAGCTAATTTAGGCAACAAAACGCAAACCAAGGATTTATCTTTCCTTTACTATGGTGGTCAGGTGGTAGTTGGTCCTACGTACAGACTGAACCGCGACGTCTACTTCAAGGAGCTCACCGTGCCCCCCGGAGAAGCATTCGTCATAAAACTGGATAAATGA
- the LOC128882273 gene encoding maltase A2-like isoform X2 — MNIPKPEGLLSVVLPTELASSASSRQLIINQDQQDEEASDCPLLTPSPPLRTDDGLESGAIYVSLEGNPVESIPPLENINREDGLSEFMNIVNSSSKALNDEPSSRDPMVESTSSGSSSDSNEPVCAQLLTQLNTAYQHLAPDAQALENGGKPPLVGIQLVVPKPPKDYRFMKWNWPLIRKTCFWSLMSVLAGCTALVIGVIATMPKKCDPRVQWWQGSIFYEIFPASFQDSSKTSDGIGDLRGITTRLDYLKKLGVRGIRLNSIFPATHYPEYYLDIANLTDVNKELGTLDDFATLVREIHRRNMSLVLDLPLYPFVKTLYDENVAAKKPNKTDKAVRERRGVTDDLILQDVALTTASTSLQAIRDALTSIPPFLEESKPQRLTSNRINAVTENPVASAIKLWLERGVDGFYLKGLEHYVDEESFPTSLTHWKSLLGSERILICHMDALKAAKSAARNSILNRIDLVDVALRVANGTKEIKRQVEDVTGGVLFEKPGYPWVYWSIGGVDSKRVASSISVKNATIAASLLGMMLPGTPSIFYGDEIGIKDCDCEDHKDLAHVHNLAPMYWDSNDGSGNKFASTGVTAWLPEATKPLETSLMGTIAEMATLRSQTTPIYVKAVLKENQVQANCGIRYAEDEMIVIERWYPRRNSYVFLANLGNKTQTKDLSFLYYGGQVVVGPTYRLNRDVYFKELTVPPGEAFVIKLDK, encoded by the exons GATGAAGAAGCGTCGGATTGCCCACTTCTGACACCCAGCCCACCACTCCGGACGGACGATGGTCTGGAATCTGGAGCGATCTATGTTTCCCTGGAAGGAAATCCCGTGGAATCGATCCCGCCGCTCGAGAACATTAATAGAGAAGACGGACTCAGCGAGTTCATGAACATAGTGAACAGCTCCAGCAAAGCTTTAAACGATG AGCCTAGTTCCCGGGATCCGATGGTGGAATCAACATCCAGCGGCAGCAGCAGTGATTCAAACGAGCCCGTCTGTGCGCAATTGTTGACACAGTTGAACACGGCTTATCAACACCTTGCTCCCGATGCCCAGGCACTG GAGAATGGTGGGAAGCCACCGTTGGTTGGGATCCAGCTGGTGGTACCGAAGCCCCCCAAGGATTATCGTTTCATGAAATGGAATTGGCCGCTGATAAGGAAGACGTGTTTCTGGTCCCTGATGTCGGTGCTCGCGGGGTGCACGGCGCTCGTCATCGGTGTCATCGCCACCATGCCCAAAAA GTGCGATCCACGCGTGCAATGGTGGCAGGGCAGCATTTTCTACGAGATATTCCCAGCGTCCTTCCAAGACTCCTCGAAGACCAGCGACGGTATCGGCGACCTGCGCGGCATAACGACGCGATTAGACTATTTAAAAAAGCTGGGCGTTCGAGGAATTCGTTTGAACTCGATATTCCCAGCAACGCATTATCCCGAGTACTATCTAGACATCGCGAACCTGACCGACGTGAACAAAGAGCTGGGAACGTTGGATGACTTTGCCACGCTCGTACGCGAGATCCACCGACGGAACATGAGTCTAGTTTTAGATCTGCCGCTCTATCCATTTGTAAAGACGTTGTATGACGAGAACGTGGCGGCGAAGAAGCCGAATAAAACCGACAAAGCAGTGCGCGAGAGAAGAGGCGTTACGGACGACCTGATCCTGCAGGACGTGGCGTTGACGACGGCTTCCACGTCGTTGCAGGCGATCAGGGATGCGTTGACCTCGATACCGCCGTTTTTGGAAGAATCCAAGCCGCAACGTCTCACGTCGAATCGCATAAACGCAGTGACGGAGAACCCCGTCGCATCGGCGATCAAACTCTGGCTGGAGAGAGGAGTCGACGGTTTCTATTTGAAGGGACTCGAGCACTACGTCGACGAAGAGTCCTTTCCAACCAGTCTGACCCACTGGAAGTCCCTGTTGGGATCCGAAAGAATACTCATTTGCCATATGGACGCCTTGAAGGCTGCCAAATCTGCCGCGAGAAACTCCATCTTGAACAGGATAGATCTCGTGGATGTCGCGCTGCGGGTCGCGAATGGAACGAAGGAAATTAAGAGACAAGTCGAGGACGTTACGGGGGGCGTGTTGTTCGAGAAACCGGGTTACCCTTGGGTGTATTGGTCCATCGGCGGAGTGGACTCGAAGAGAGTTGCGTCTTCTATCAGTGTGAAGAACGCCACCATTGCTGCCTCCCTGCTGGGAATGATGCTTCCAGGGACACCGAGTATATTTTATGGAGATGAG ATAGGTATTAAAGACTGCGATTGCGAAGATCACAAGGATCTCGCTCACGTACACAACCTGGCTCCCATGTATTGGGATTCGAATGACGGGTCGGGTAATAAGTTTGCGTCCACCGGCGTCACGGCTTGGTTACCAGAAGCTACGAAACCGTTAGAAACAAGTTTGATGGGGACCATTGCCGAAATGGCGACTCTGAGAAGTCAAACGACTCCGATTTACGTTAAGGCGGTGCTGAAGGAGAATCAGGTGCAAGCGAACTGTGGTATTAG ATATGCAGAGGACGAAATGATCGTGATAGAACGATGGTATCCACGGAGGAATTCGTACGTCTTTCTAGCTAATTTAGGCAACAAAACGCAAACCAAGGATTTATCTTTCCTTTACTATGGTGGTCAGGTGGTAGTTGGTCCTACGTACAGACTGAACCGCGACGTCTACTTCAAGGAGCTCACCGTGCCCCCCGGAGAAGCATTCGTCATAAAACTGGATAAATGA
- the LOC128882331 gene encoding odorant receptor Or2-like — MYKFSTEPMVAYNFLIYAMDIVAYVFLYSYVGEQLMYQSQCIGEAFYDINWPEVEYNERKALLMGIMNGQGAMKMTAGKLYTFSLFGFSGIVKTSMVSFTMLRANM; from the exons ATGTAC AAATTCTCTACGGAGCCAATGGTTGCATACAATTTTCTGATATACGCCATGGATATAGTTGCTTACGTATTTCTGTATTCTTATGTAGGCGAGCAACTGATGTATCAG TCTCAGTGCATCGGCGAGGCATTCTACGATATTAATTGGCCAGAGGTGGAGTACAATGAACGGAAAGCATTGCTGATGGGTATAATGAACGGACAGGGAGCTATGAAGATGACGGCTGGCAAACTTTATACTTTCTCGCTTTTTGGTTTTAGCGGT ATCGTGAAGACGTCTATGGTAAGTTTCACCATGCTACGCGCCAACATGTAA
- the LOC128884585 gene encoding uncharacterized protein LOC128884585, with product MEATKDVKIRDPLVLNERLLSLSGTWPVMNRYIPFAFMLVYVALFLVMQYWDFYESLDDVNLAVQNLLESLVTTSSYLVLILIKLNAKKLKDVVVKMKREITDKNTFKDNVEKRLYYEYNIICNRFVKYATIATFITMVLMYTHPMIHWVLTTVKGNSTLQYELPFRAHIFFDYKQPRIYPLVYIYQLPLTYIPMVHVAEVSFVVNLILHLCSKLAILSYRIRNVQVQPVQSFKNGIKESVIAHLEL from the exons ATGGAA GCCACCAAAGACGTCAAAATCAGAGATCCTCTCGTGTTAAACGAGAGGCTTCTTTCTCTATCAGGAACTTGGCCAGTAATGAATAGGTATATACCATTCGCCTTCATGCTCGTCTATGTTGCTCTGTTTCTGGTCATGCAATATTGGGATTTCTACGAGAGCCTCGACGATGTCAATTTAGCGGttcaaaatttgttggaaTCTTTGGTAACGACTTCGTCCTATCTAGTTCTTATTCTAATCAAACTAAACGCCAAGAAATTGAAGGACGTGGTAGTCAAGATGAAGAGAGAAATCACGGACAAGAACACGTTCAAGGATAACGTTGAAAAGCGTTTGTACTACGAGtacaatattatttgcaatCGTTTCGTTAAATATGCGACAATAGCTACATTCATCACGATGGTCCTGATGTATACTCATCCTATGATACACTGGGTTTTGACAACTGTTAAAG gTAATTCTACTCTTCAGTACGAACTACCCTTTCGAGCCCACATCTTCTTTGACTACAAACAACCTCGAATCTATCCTCTGGTGTACATATATCAACTTCCTTTAACGTACATACCAATGGTCCACGTCGCTGAAGTTAGTTTCGTAGTTAACTTGATACTGCATCTCTGCTCAAAACTAGCGATATTGTCCTATCGTATACGAAATGTTCAAGTGCAACCAGTTCAATCTTTCAAAAACGGCATTAAAGAGTCCGTGATTGCGCATTTGGAGCTG